A region from the Sulfurospirillum oryzae genome encodes:
- a CDS encoding DUF7494 domain-containing protein encodes MKYILIFLLASVQLFALDIILNSGKESKTNYAILHVMDAKPFYCQTIVGELNKKNYICKISRPINKPIESKKMKLAELDFYEKDGEFYIAIDPKVDSKLIPVEESLYNTSEILTKPKETLYTHWTILLQEKPLYEQKAVYDGLDFPVTFPKYQKPYIGALDLNGAPISYAQSKDIQLYLDIKQEYESGYYDGVVKDVKRVLTLFPNSIFRSELELYQMRSMDKILSAKEDKADAPFNENDIINVAKRWSKEFASDENIPEVLMLMTKAYLKANAKSDANYCIDILVGEHPDSSFTKRAILLYADNLFLKKEKDKAMKLYLDVLYSAQDLDIASEAAIRLSDYQMDAGKLKEAKEYLFKVLNVNSQFLLKDKEASYKLARRLFEHRLYDVAAKITDLLLENTPKKADNREILLKESGDWHAKANEVEAAHARYQEYLADYKNSGEHVQEVTESLDELFFKLNENNETKLANYYDKLIETYNNEIGQKALLEKAKLLLKQKRFEEVLNLQKDLAKVPDHYEIKPEELIYEAAKSLALQELEKDECQNTVGLIEEYKLQITEPQYEEKLFKCFMRVSRYDRAREISDTHLKDAQLASRYAWSQKQVQVLFKMGKYQDALAFKEDLKTLSFSLREKIGLETIRDLFFSLVKLKNLEGAASLAESIKILYPDEASNLDIYYEIVKMASDAKNDLLLVTYAQTSLEMQKKFKSNALSPALEFSYMDALKRLGRDEEALKIAESLLPQSLGAKDKIRLFYQAGEFSLKLKEDAKAKDYFTKCISINDNSSWKSICQQNLDLLIAQ; translated from the coding sequence ATGAAATATATTTTAATCTTCCTTTTAGCATCAGTACAACTTTTTGCGCTGGACATCATTTTAAACAGCGGTAAAGAGAGCAAAACGAATTATGCGATCTTACATGTAATGGATGCAAAGCCCTTCTATTGCCAAACGATTGTTGGCGAACTCAATAAAAAAAACTATATTTGTAAAATTAGCCGACCGATTAATAAACCCATAGAATCAAAAAAAATGAAACTAGCAGAGCTTGATTTTTACGAAAAAGATGGTGAATTTTATATTGCGATAGATCCTAAAGTTGATTCAAAATTAATACCTGTCGAAGAGAGTCTATACAATACCAGTGAGATTTTAACAAAGCCGAAAGAAACACTTTATACGCATTGGACAATTCTATTACAAGAAAAACCTTTGTATGAACAAAAAGCCGTTTATGATGGGCTTGATTTTCCTGTCACCTTTCCCAAATATCAAAAACCTTACATCGGAGCACTTGATCTTAATGGTGCGCCCATTTCGTATGCCCAAAGTAAAGATATTCAGCTCTATTTAGACATCAAACAAGAGTATGAAAGCGGGTATTATGATGGGGTTGTTAAAGATGTAAAACGTGTCTTAACGCTCTTCCCAAATTCAATTTTTAGAAGTGAGCTTGAGCTTTACCAGATGCGCTCTATGGATAAAATTTTAAGTGCGAAAGAAGATAAGGCGGATGCGCCTTTTAATGAAAATGACATTATCAATGTTGCTAAACGATGGAGCAAAGAGTTTGCAAGTGATGAAAATATTCCTGAAGTTCTGATGCTTATGACGAAAGCGTATCTCAAAGCGAATGCAAAATCAGATGCAAATTATTGTATTGATATATTAGTAGGGGAACATCCTGATAGTTCTTTTACGAAAAGAGCCATTTTACTTTATGCCGATAACCTTTTCCTCAAGAAAGAAAAAGATAAAGCGATGAAGCTTTACTTAGATGTTCTTTACAGCGCACAAGATCTTGATATCGCTTCAGAAGCGGCTATTCGTTTAAGTGATTATCAAATGGATGCTGGAAAACTCAAAGAGGCTAAAGAGTATCTGTTTAAAGTACTTAATGTTAATTCACAATTCCTCCTTAAAGATAAAGAAGCAAGCTATAAACTAGCACGCAGGCTATTTGAGCACCGACTTTATGATGTTGCTGCTAAAATTACTGATTTATTGCTTGAAAACACACCTAAGAAAGCTGACAATCGAGAAATACTCCTTAAAGAGAGTGGCGATTGGCATGCAAAAGCAAATGAGGTGGAAGCAGCACATGCACGCTATCAAGAATATTTAGCAGATTATAAAAATAGTGGCGAGCATGTTCAAGAAGTAACGGAGAGTTTGGATGAGCTCTTTTTTAAACTCAACGAAAATAACGAGACAAAACTTGCCAATTATTATGATAAATTGATTGAGACTTATAACAATGAGATTGGGCAAAAAGCACTTTTAGAAAAAGCAAAATTACTACTTAAACAGAAACGCTTTGAAGAGGTGCTCAATCTTCAAAAAGATCTTGCAAAAGTACCAGATCATTATGAGATTAAACCCGAAGAGTTGATCTATGAAGCAGCAAAATCGCTTGCCTTACAAGAACTTGAAAAAGATGAGTGCCAAAATACGGTAGGACTCATTGAAGAGTATAAACTCCAAATCACTGAACCGCAATATGAGGAAAAGCTCTTTAAATGTTTTATGCGTGTTTCACGGTATGATCGCGCTCGTGAGATTTCAGATACGCACCTTAAAGATGCACAGCTTGCCAGTCGTTATGCTTGGTCTCAAAAACAGGTTCAAGTGCTTTTCAAAATGGGAAAATACCAAGACGCCCTTGCTTTTAAAGAAGATTTGAAAACACTCTCGTTTTCGCTTCGAGAAAAAATTGGCTTAGAGACAATCCGCGATCTGTTTTTCTCTTTAGTCAAGCTCAAAAATCTTGAAGGCGCTGCTTCATTGGCTGAGAGTATTAAAATTCTTTACCCTGATGAAGCGAGTAATTTGGATATTTATTATGAGATTGTTAAAATGGCAAGTGATGCTAAAAATGATCTCTTACTCGTTACGTATGCCCAAACGAGCCTTGAAATGCAAAAGAAGTTTAAATCGAATGCTCTTAGCCCAGCATTAGAGTTTAGCTATATGGATGCGTTGAAGCGTTTAGGTCGTGATGAAGAAGCTTTAAAAATTGCAGAATCGCTTTTACCTCAAAGTTTAGGCGCTAAAGATAAAATACGACTCTTTTACCAAGCAGGGGAATTTAGCCTTAAACTCAAAGAAGATGCAAAAGCTAAAGATTATTTTACAAAATGTATTAGCATTAACGACAATAGCTCATGGAAGAGCATTTGCCAACAAAACCTTGATTTGCTGATTGCACAGTAA